Proteins from a single region of Scylla paramamosain isolate STU-SP2022 unplaced genomic scaffold, ASM3559412v1 Contig79, whole genome shotgun sequence:
- the LOC135098756 gene encoding uncharacterized protein LOC135098756 isoform X2: protein MKQAGVAYFRVKARASRPSAREASVFPRAAWRPGQSVDNVIEKKKEKKMGVHCGTAEARILCEVCGRWRTNPSCPSCVEDQCDLCERCGLLFPHPPPEHTCEVGNPASSGSHSIEVEQNAGVEGPRRRTSQGDIPRGGGGRDSPRPGPSGLSGNVFNSSETSSPSLPTQDTPQAEADHDERSMAGESADADLDERGMPEEPRLIDSRENFMRSFTRHQYDIPDHNASLSALISIWAMLGVSEAVLTMRMSMWRKCQNLQRRN from the exons atgaaacaggcaggtgttgcctacttccGAGTCAAGGCACGCGCCTCGCGACCATCTGCgcgggaagcttcagtgtttccccgcgcggcatggcggccgggacaaagtgttgacaatgttatagaaaaaaaaaaagaaaagaaaatgggtgttcactgtggaacagcagaggcgcggattttatgtgaagtgtgtgggagatggcgcactaatccatcctgcccctcatgtgtggaagaccagtgtgatttatgcgagcggtgtggacttctgtttccacatccaccgccagaacacacctgcgaagttggcaatcctgcttcttctg gctcACACTCGATTGAGGTTGAGCAGAACGCCGGCGTAGAAGGCCCACGTCGGCGGACGTCACAAGGCGACATCCCAcgcggaggcgggggaagag actcgccacggccgggaccgagtggattatcggggaacgtattcaattcttccgagacttcaagtccttcactacctacacaag acacgccacaagcggaggcggaccacgatgagcgcagcatggcaggagagtcggcggatgcagaccttgacgagcgcgggatgccggaagagccgcggttaattgactcgagggaaaattttatgaggagcttcaccagacatcaatatgacatacctgatcat aacgcatctctttccgctttgatatctatctgggcgatgctgggggtaagcgaagccgtgctgaccatgaggatgtcaatgtggagaaaatgtcagaacctgcaaagaagaaattga
- the LOC135098756 gene encoding uncharacterized protein LOC135098756 isoform X1 encodes MKQAGVAYFRVKARASRPSAREASVFPRAAWRPGQSVDNVIEKKKEKKMGVHCGTAEARILCEVCGRWRTNPSCPSCVEDQCDLCERCGLLFPHPPPEHTCEVGNPASSGSHSIEVEQNAGVEGPRRRTSQGDIPRGGGGRDSPRPGPSGLSGNVFNSSETSSPSLPTQDTPQAEADHDERSMAGESADADLDERGMPEEPRLIDSRENFMRSFTRHQYDIPDHVSRDPLGLLTEYREFFIREIRSYFTSHSSPFPPTLKIFSHISLLLVKFSTLGEDEHRVIHIAFRARLITYQDVPDLVDLWIHQLNSRLESLTSETEGSGFIISRVQNFFINYCLHVACSGIGDYVAYPRGVRGGNEIFNPDGRHSSCVIQCLAAFRLHARGVPWKRIPKILRRRHGGEKYVTRGKVGSPVTWENLSQLERLNCLSLDVYTLTKSGEIYYLTLSRKGSRKYKTVVSLLLLGGKHMTLIKDVEKLHRKLTRSSPTPEGHQFCKVCFSSVPKSVSLSDHECHCDFTQTLLFPGDGEKVKFKNFAYTYQPAYLAFFDFETMIKPKENRSVIAEHDPIGYSYLIINRHGDVVEKRSYFGEDPVNNFIDSLSNAWGIIKESVVSYPISMSAEDEAHFKRQRHCELCHQPFNVKTPPHKHHDHSLPQNNYKGALCARCNLQCRDMRKYLITLAHNMSFDVSLIIKDLHLPESHVDILAKSESHLLKVRIKELQFQDTLSIMNAGLGHLAQSHVQAGYSTRYAQEMVNYLPEDVRRVICTQKQFLCYEYITDLGRLEDRQLPPREAFYDTLKGKALPPGEYEHAQSVWSMTSCRTLGDYIRLYCEIDVGLLADTYLKYRSYLHEFYGLDVSHYVSLSSYAYDAFLKSTGVQLDPPYDPNMYHLIKRNVRGGFVTCVRPHLQSNHEPDGGPGTYVFYLDYNSLYASVMCSPLPMGDIKKLSQSEMDDFFEVGIQNHATDGDVGYWLHLDSCDVSPDVARITDEFPLCLAHMTITEDDISPYSKRLLEAEGRKLGRKNRKLVASHKGLKDHLISLELLQLLLSLGLEIQCVHAIYRFRQAPYLKPFIERNVAQRKNETCAIKNRICKLMSNAVYGRSMLSEVKYGLQQKLVTKRKSFLKYARNPSFKRVHQLGEDRVICVNSKNTIKIRQPNYLGYHILEVAKKYMYNFWYRVIKANYGERAKLAYEDTDSFIFSLHIPTNLNDELKHGPMANFLDTSNFASDHPCFNGERKGQLGLLKSETGSTLIKEAIILKPKMYSLLLEDDKQVSRGKGIPTHLQQNILHQQYRETLNNVACGMVDCYNIRNVKGQICTTRMRKRTLSHFDDKRFHVDGYTSRAYYHPDNDPRERDVENEMEEEVVVDVGEVEVDEEEEEEEEEEEEEEEEGEEEGEDGVMSGLWRDRERLSAALFTS; translated from the exons atgaaacaggcaggtgttgcctacttccGAGTCAAGGCACGCGCCTCGCGACCATCTGCgcgggaagcttcagtgtttccccgcgcggcatggcggccgggacaaagtgttgacaatgttatagaaaaaaaaaaagaaaagaaaatgggtgttcactgtggaacagcagaggcgcggattttatgtgaagtgtgtgggagatggcgcactaatccatcctgcccctcatgtgtggaagaccagtgtgatttatgcgagcggtgtggacttctgtttccacatccaccgccagaacacacctgcgaagttggcaatcctgcttcttctg gctcACACTCGATTGAGGTTGAGCAGAACGCCGGCGTAGAAGGCCCACGTCGGCGGACGTCACAAGGCGACATCCCAcgcggaggcgggggaagag actcgccacggccgggaccgagtggattatcggggaacgtattcaattcttccgagacttcaagtccttcactacctacacaag acacgccacaagcggaggcggaccacgatgagcgcagcatggcaggagagtcggcggatgcagaccttgacgagcgcgggatgccggaagagccgcggttaattgactcgagggaaaattttatgaggagcttcaccagacatcaatatgacatacctgatcatgtaagcagagatccactcggtctacttaccgaatacagggagttctttatacgggaaattagatcatatttcacgtcacacagctcgccattcccccccaccctgaaaatattttcacacatttctctgttactagtgaaattctctaccttaggcgaggatgaacatcgagtcattcatattgcttttagagcacgactgatcacctatcaagatgtgcctgaccttgttgatttatggatccatcagctgaacagtcggctggaaagccttaccagcgagactgaaggatctggttttatcatttcaagagtacagaattttttcatcaactattgcttgcatgtcgcatgtagtggcataggagattatgttgcttatcctagaggcgtgcgaggagggaatgaaattttcaatcctgatggccgacattcatcctgtgttattcagtgtttggcggctttcagacttcatgctcgaggtgtaccttggaaaagaattccaaaaatattacggagacggcatggcggagagaaatacgtcacgcgcggaaaagtaggcagtccagtgacttgggagaacttgagtcagttagaaaggttaaattgtctgtctctggacgtttatacactgacaaaaagcggtgagatatactatttaacattatcaagaaaaggctcgcggaagtataaaactgtagtctcactccttttactaggtggaaaacatatgacgctcattaaagacgtggagaagctgcaccggaaattgacgagaagcagtcccaccccagagggtcatcagttttgcaaagtatgtttcagctcagttcccaagtctgtcagtttgagcgatcacgagtgtcactgcgacttcactcaaactcttctctttccaggtgacggtgaaaaagtaaaatttaaaaattttgcctacacctatcagcctgcatacttagcattttttgattttgaaactatgataaaacctaaggagaataggagtgtgatagctgaacatgacccaattggatactcgtatctcatcatcaataggcatggagatgtcgtggaaaagagaagttatttcggtgaagatcccgtgaataatttcattgatagcctatccaatgcttggggaatcatcaaggaaagtgtagttagctatccaattagcatgtctgcggaggatgaagcccacttcaaacgtcagcgtcactgcgaactctgccatcaaccctttaatgtgaaaaccccacctcataaacatcacgaccactcattaccacaaaataattacaagggggctttgtgcgcgcgatgcaacctccagtgtcgtgacatgaggaaatatctcatcactctggcacataatatgagctttgacgtctccttaatcataaaagaccttcacttgccagagtcgcacgtggacatccttgccaagtcagaatcgcatttattgaaagtaaggattaaggaattgcagtttcaggacacgctttccattatgaatgctggcctcggtcatctcgctcagagtcacgtgcaggcgggctatagcacgcgttacgcccaggaaatggtgaattacctccccgaggatgtaaggcgtgtaatttgcactcaaaaacagtttctttgttatgagtacatcaccgaccttggccgcttagaagatcgacaattgccacctcgtgaggcattttatgacacgctcaaggggaaggctctgccacctggagaatatgaacacgctcaaagcgtgtggagtatgacatcctgccgcactttaggcgattacataagactgtattgtgagattgatgtgggattattagccgacacatatctcaaatatagatcatacctgcatgaattttatgggctggacgtgtcacattacgtgtcactgtcttcttatgcttatgacgcttttttaaagtcgacaggcgttcaacttgatccaccttacgaccctaacatgtatcacctgatcaaaagaaatgtacgaggaggctttgtaacttgcgtcaggccacacctgcagtcaaaccacgaacccgacggtggacccggcacctatgtgttctatctggactataattcattatatgcaagcgttatgtgttcccccctgcctatgggtgacatcaaaaagctttctcagtcagagatggatgatttttttgaagttggcatccagaatcatgcgacagatggcgacgtcggttactggctgcatttagacagctgtgacgtttcccccgacgtagctcggatcacggacgagttccctctgtgcctcgcacacatgactattacagaagatgacatctcaccgtacagtaaaagactgttagaagctgagggtcgtaagctggggaggaaaaatcgtaaactcgtggccagtcataagggactgaaagatcatctcatcagtctggaattgctgcaacttttactctcacttggactggaaatacaatgtgttcatgctatatataggttcagacaggctccatacctgaaacctttcatagaaaggaacgtcgctcagcgtaaaaatgagacgtgcgccattaaaaatcgcatttgcaaactgatgtcaaacgcagtttatggtagatccatgttatctgaagtgaagtatggcctccagcagaaattagtgacaaaaagaaagtctttcctgaagtatgcaagaaatccatcctttaaaagggtccaccaattaggcgaggaccgagtcatatgtgtcaacagtaagaacacgattaaaatcaggcagccaaattacttgggataccatattttagaagtggcaaagaagtacatgtacaacttttggtatcgtgtcatcaaagctaattatggggagagagctaaattagcttatgaagatactgacagttttattttcagtctgcacatacctacaaacttaaatgatgaactgaaacatggacccatggcaaattttctcgacaccagtaactttgcttcagatcacccgtgttttaatggggagcggaagggtcaactaggcttgttgaaatctgaaaccggatccacgctcatcaaagaggcgattatattaaagccaaagatgtattcgctgctgttggaagatgacaagcaagtatctcgaggtaaaggcattccaactcaccttcagcaaaatatattgcatcagcagtatagggaaacacttaataatgtcgcatgtgggatggtggattgctataatatcaggaatgtgaaaggacaaatttgtaccactcgtatgcgaaagcgaacgttgtcacattttgacgacaagcgctttcacgtcgatggctatacctcaagggcgtattatcaccccgacaatgatccgcgggaaagagatgtggagaatgagatggaagaggaggtggtggtggatgtgggggaggtggaggtggatgaggaagaggaggaggaggaggaggaggaggaggaggaggaggaagagggggaggaagagggggaggatggggtaatgagtggtctgtggcgtgatcgggagagactttccgcggcattattcacatcatga
- the LOC135098756 gene encoding uncharacterized protein LOC135098756 isoform X3: MEQANKHFILRTAERISFRFDIYLGDAGGKRSRADHEDVNVEKMSEPAKKKLIFSDDDMSPLPASPPPDAPSGQESQQQQPTSQSIPPPQESLMPPPTEAQPQRSDESTVGGKEGQEVKKKSQENRKKKNIPPNTPEDDSTPKLPVAPAAPRKKLVPRVIKTTPVIDSDDDDLFAFNSQMF; the protein is encoded by the exons atggagcaagctAACAAACATTTCATCTTGAGAACTGCGG aacgcatctctttccgctttgatatctatctgggcgatgctgggggtaagcgaagccgtgctgaccatgaggatgtcaatgtggagaaaatgtcagaacctgcaaagaagaaattgatctttagtgatgacgacatgtcgccactgccggccagcccacctcctgacgctccatcaggacaggagtcgcaacagcagcagccgacATCGCAGTCGATTCCGCCACCTCAGGAGTCGCTGATGCCACCTCCGACCGAAGCACAGCCGCAACGGTCAGATGAGTCGACAGTAGGCGGcaaagagggtcaggaggtgaagaagaagtcgcaggaaaacagaaaaaaaaaaaatattccccctaacacgccagaggacgacagcacaccaaaactccccgttgctccagccgcccctcgtaagaagctggttcctagagttattaaaactacgcccgtcattgacagcgatgacgatgatctcttcgccttcaattcgcaaatgttttga